The Streptomyces sp. NBC_01275 genome has a segment encoding these proteins:
- a CDS encoding DUF3073 domain-containing protein, translated as MGRGRAKAKQAKVARQLKYNSGGTDLSRLAEELGASPSNIPPNGEPFEDDDDDDEQDDDPYARYAELYGADDEDDEEDSSQHRRGA; from the coding sequence ATGGGGCGCGGCCGGGCCAAGGCCAAGCAAGCGAAGGTCGCCCGCCAGCTGAAGTACAACAGCGGCGGGACGGATCTCTCACGCCTGGCCGAAGAGCTGGGCGCATCGCCATCGAATATTCCACCGAACGGTGAGCCGTTCGAGGACGATGACGATGACGATGAGCAGGACGACGACCCGTACGCACGGTACGCCGAGCTGTACGGGGCCGACGACGAGGACGACGAAGAGGACTCCTCACAACACCGTCGCGGCGCTTGA
- a CDS encoding META domain-containing protein, whose product MYRDRYRGTYRQRTLPAVVAVTVVVLGPLGAACGGERADGEQPGSAAVSPAQPVTGVRWNVVGVTVDGTAHRAPDGAHVEIEDGRAAGSYGCNHFNAKAVVEGDRIRFSDARSTRMACADEPMEFERTLSRTLAEGTLTAEVGDATLTLSTTDGDQVRLTAE is encoded by the coding sequence GTGTACAGGGACAGGTACAGGGGCACGTACAGGCAGCGCACGCTCCCGGCCGTCGTCGCCGTCACCGTCGTCGTCCTCGGTCCGCTCGGCGCGGCCTGCGGCGGGGAGCGGGCGGACGGCGAGCAGCCCGGCAGCGCGGCGGTGAGCCCCGCGCAGCCCGTCACCGGCGTCCGGTGGAACGTGGTCGGCGTCACCGTGGACGGCACGGCCCACCGCGCCCCCGACGGCGCGCACGTGGAGATCGAGGACGGCCGCGCGGCGGGCAGCTACGGCTGCAACCACTTCAACGCCAAGGCCGTCGTCGAGGGCGACCGCATCCGGTTCAGCGACGCCCGCTCGACCAGGATGGCCTGCGCGGACGAGCCCATGGAGTTCGAGCGCACGCTCTCCCGCACGCTCGCCGAGGGAACCCTCACCGCCGAGGTCGGGGACGCCACGCTGACGCTCAGCACGACCGACGGCGACCAGGTCCGGCTGACCGCCGAATGA
- the bldC gene encoding developmental transcriptional regulator BldC: MTARTPDAEPLLTPAEVATMFRVDPKTVTRWAKAGKLTSIRTLGGHRRYREAEVRALLAGIPQQRSEA, from the coding sequence ATGACCGCTCGCACCCCTGATGCTGAGCCGCTGCTGACCCCGGCTGAGGTCGCCACCATGTTCCGCGTCGACCCCAAGACGGTCACGCGGTGGGCGAAGGCCGGCAAGCTCACGTCGATTCGTACGCTCGGCGGACATCGCCGATACCGCGAGGCCGAGGTCCGCGCACTGCTTGCGGGTATTCCGCAGCAGCGCAGCGAGGCCTGA
- a CDS encoding Glu/Leu/Phe/Val dehydrogenase dimerization domain-containing protein, with the protein MTDVSGASADVLHTLFHSDQGGHEQVVLCQDRASGLKAVIAIHSTALGPALGGTRFYPYATEAEAVADALNLARGMSYKNAMAGLDHGGGKAVIIGDPDTIKTDQLLLAYGRFVASLGGRYVTACDVGTYVADMDVVARECRWTTGRSPENGGAGDSSVLTAFGVYQGMRASAQHLWGDPSLRGRKVGVAGVGKVGHHLVDHLREEGAEVVVTDVREDAVRRVLDRHPEGVTAVADTEALIRVEGLDVYAPCALGGALSDASVPVLTAKVVCGAANNQLAHPGVEKDLADRGILYAPDYVVNAGGVIQVADELHGFDFERCKEKAARIFDTTLAIFARAKEDGIPPAAAADRIAEQRMHDAVRGRGR; encoded by the coding sequence GTGACCGACGTATCCGGCGCGTCTGCTGATGTGCTGCACACCCTCTTCCACTCGGATCAGGGGGGTCATGAGCAAGTCGTGCTCTGCCAGGACCGTGCGAGCGGCCTCAAGGCCGTCATCGCCATCCACTCCACCGCTCTGGGCCCCGCGCTCGGCGGTACGCGCTTCTACCCGTACGCGACCGAGGCGGAGGCCGTCGCCGACGCGCTGAACCTCGCGCGCGGGATGTCGTACAAGAACGCCATGGCCGGTCTGGACCACGGCGGCGGTAAGGCCGTGATCATCGGCGATCCCGACACGATCAAGACCGATCAGCTGCTGCTCGCCTACGGCCGTTTCGTCGCCTCGCTCGGCGGGCGGTACGTGACCGCCTGCGACGTCGGCACGTATGTCGCCGACATGGACGTCGTGGCGCGCGAGTGCCGCTGGACGACCGGGCGCTCGCCGGAGAACGGCGGCGCGGGCGACTCCTCCGTCCTGACCGCCTTCGGCGTCTACCAGGGCATGCGGGCCTCCGCCCAGCACCTGTGGGGCGACCCGTCGCTGCGCGGCCGCAAGGTGGGCGTCGCGGGCGTCGGCAAGGTCGGCCACCACCTGGTGGACCACCTGCGCGAGGAGGGCGCGGAGGTGGTCGTCACGGACGTGCGCGAGGACGCCGTACGCCGGGTCCTCGACCGGCACCCCGAGGGCGTGACGGCCGTCGCCGACACCGAGGCGCTGATCCGCGTCGAAGGGCTCGACGTGTACGCCCCCTGCGCGCTCGGCGGGGCGCTGAGCGACGCCTCCGTGCCGGTGCTGACGGCGAAGGTCGTCTGCGGCGCGGCCAACAACCAGCTCGCCCACCCGGGCGTGGAGAAGGACCTCGCCGACCGCGGGATCCTCTACGCGCCGGACTACGTGGTGAACGCAGGCGGGGTCATCCAGGTCGCCGACGAGCTGCACGGGTTCGACTTCGAGCGGTGCAAGGAGAAGGCGGCGCGGATCTTCGACACCACGCTGGCCATATTCGCACGTGCGAAGGAAGACGGGATTCCGCCGGCCGCCGCGGCCGACCGGATCGCCGAGCAGCGGATGCACGACGCCGTCCGGGGGCGCGGTCGGTGA
- the hrpA gene encoding ATP-dependent RNA helicase HrpA yields MSTHPAPALGVLAPRLAELSLRDAHRLGRRLEGARKIRKPEARAAVLAEIEAEVASAEERMALRRGRVPAVSYPEQLPVSQKKDDIAAAIRDHQVVIVAGETGSGKTTQIPKICMELGRGVRGMIGHTQPRRIAARTVAERVAEELRTPLGEAVGWKVRFTDQVNPDATFVKLMTDGILLAEIQTDRELRAYDTIIIDEAHERSLNIDFLLGYLAQLLPKRPDLKVVITSATIDPERFSRHFGDAPIVEVSGRTYPVEVRYRPLLEEDAEDADRDQITAICDAVEELQAEGQGDILVFLSGEREIRDTADALEKKSYRFTEVLPLYARLSHAEQHRVFQQHTGRRIVLATNVAETSLTVPGIKYVIDPGFARISRYSHRTKVQRLPIEAISQASANQRKGRCGRTSDGVCIRLYSEDDFVARPEFTDAEILRTNLASVILQMTAAGLGDIEKFPFIDPPDHRNIRDGVQLLQELHALDPSEKDPRKRLTQTGRKLAQLPVDPRLARMVLEAEKNGCAREVMVIAAALSIQDPRERPADKQTQADQQHARFKDETSDFLAYLNLWRYVREQQSERGSSSFRRMCKQEYLNFLRIREWQDIYSQLRTVAKQMGIHLNEQDASGDSVHVSLLAGLLSHIGMKDVKDGAKNEYLGARSAKFAIFPGSALFKKTPRFVMSAELVETSRLWARVNAKIEPEWVEPLAEHLLKRTYSEPHWEKDLAAVMAFEKVTLYGVPIIAQRKVNYGRIDQEASRELFIRNALVEGDWRTHHKFFADNRRLLSEVEELEHRARRRDIVVDDETLFDFYDQRVPAHVVSGAHFDSWWKHKRHEQPDFLDFEREMLIRESAEAVTKADYPDSWRQGPLKFRVTYQFEPGADADGVTVHVPLQVLNQVVDEGFDWQIPGLREEVVTELIRSLPKPIRRHYVPAPNFAKRFLDQAAPLQGALPDAMARELKRMVGVPFEAEDFDWSRLPDHLKITFRIIDERRRKLAEDKDLEALKLRLKPKARQALSQAAAATAERQGGESLERSGLTDWTIGTLTRVFETRRAGQPVKAYPALVDDGDTVSVRLFDTEAEQAEAMWKGTRRLILRNIPVNPAKFASEKLTNAQKLALSANPHGSVQALFDDCAMAAADKLIGDFGGPAWDEESYRKLYDKVRAEIVDTTVRAVGQVQQVLAAWQACERRLKGVRSPTLLANLADVRKQLDALVKPGFVTWAGLRRLPDLMRYLVAADRRLQQMPTSVQRDTTRMEKVHEMQDEYAWLLEQLPPGRPVSSSVLDIRWMLEELRVSYFAHALGTAYPVSDKRIVKAIDAEAP; encoded by the coding sequence ATGTCTACGCACCCTGCCCCCGCCCTCGGCGTCCTCGCCCCCCGTCTGGCCGAGCTGTCCCTGCGCGACGCGCACCGGCTCGGGCGCAGGCTCGAAGGCGCGCGCAAGATCCGCAAGCCGGAGGCCCGCGCCGCCGTCCTCGCCGAGATCGAGGCGGAGGTCGCGTCGGCCGAGGAGCGGATGGCGCTACGGCGCGGCCGCGTCCCCGCCGTCTCGTACCCCGAGCAGCTCCCGGTCAGCCAGAAGAAGGACGACATCGCGGCCGCCATCCGCGATCACCAGGTCGTGATCGTCGCCGGTGAGACCGGCTCCGGCAAGACCACGCAGATCCCCAAGATCTGCATGGAGCTGGGACGCGGCGTCCGCGGCATGATCGGCCACACCCAGCCCCGTCGTATCGCCGCCCGTACGGTCGCCGAGCGCGTCGCCGAGGAGCTGCGCACCCCCCTCGGCGAGGCCGTCGGCTGGAAGGTCCGCTTCACCGACCAGGTGAACCCGGACGCCACCTTCGTCAAGCTGATGACGGACGGCATCCTGCTCGCCGAGATCCAGACGGACCGCGAGCTGCGCGCGTACGACACGATCATCATCGACGAGGCCCACGAGCGGTCCCTCAACATCGACTTCCTGCTGGGGTATCTGGCGCAGCTGCTCCCCAAGCGGCCCGACCTCAAGGTCGTCATCACCTCGGCGACCATCGACCCGGAGCGGTTCTCCCGGCACTTCGGCGACGCCCCGATCGTCGAGGTCAGCGGGCGGACGTATCCGGTGGAGGTGCGCTACCGGCCGCTCCTCGAGGAGGACGCCGAGGACGCGGACCGCGACCAGATCACCGCGATCTGCGACGCGGTCGAGGAACTCCAGGCCGAGGGCCAGGGCGACATCCTGGTCTTCCTCTCCGGCGAGCGGGAGATCCGCGACACGGCGGACGCGCTGGAGAAGAAGAGCTACCGGTTCACCGAGGTGCTGCCGCTCTACGCCCGGCTCTCGCACGCCGAGCAGCATCGGGTCTTCCAGCAGCACACGGGCCGCAGGATCGTTCTGGCGACCAACGTCGCCGAGACCTCCCTCACCGTGCCGGGCATCAAGTACGTCATCGACCCCGGCTTCGCCCGCATCTCCCGCTACAGCCATCGCACGAAGGTGCAGCGGCTGCCCATCGAGGCGATCAGCCAGGCCAGCGCCAACCAGCGCAAGGGCCGCTGCGGCCGTACGTCGGACGGCGTCTGCATCCGCCTCTACTCCGAGGACGACTTCGTCGCCCGCCCGGAGTTCACGGACGCCGAGATCCTGCGGACGAACCTCGCCTCCGTCATCCTGCAGATGACCGCGGCCGGCCTCGGCGACATCGAGAAGTTCCCCTTCATCGACCCGCCGGACCACCGCAACATCCGCGACGGCGTGCAGCTCCTCCAGGAGCTGCACGCGCTGGACCCGTCCGAGAAGGACCCGCGCAAGCGGCTCACGCAGACCGGCCGCAAGCTGGCCCAGCTGCCGGTCGACCCGCGGCTGGCCCGGATGGTGCTGGAGGCCGAGAAGAACGGCTGTGCGCGCGAGGTCATGGTCATAGCCGCCGCGCTGTCCATCCAGGACCCGCGCGAGCGGCCGGCGGACAAGCAGACGCAGGCCGACCAGCAGCACGCCCGCTTCAAGGACGAGACCAGCGACTTCCTCGCCTATCTCAACCTGTGGCGGTATGTGCGCGAGCAGCAGAGCGAGCGCGGCTCGTCGTCGTTCCGCCGGATGTGCAAGCAGGAGTACCTCAACTTCCTGCGCATTCGCGAATGGCAGGACATCTACTCGCAGCTGCGCACGGTCGCCAAGCAGATGGGGATCCACCTCAACGAGCAGGACGCCTCCGGCGACAGCGTCCATGTCTCCCTCCTCGCCGGGCTGCTCTCGCACATCGGCATGAAGGACGTGAAGGACGGCGCGAAGAACGAGTACCTGGGGGCGAGGAGCGCCAAGTTCGCGATCTTCCCCGGCTCGGCGCTGTTCAAGAAGACGCCCCGCTTCGTCATGTCGGCGGAGCTGGTCGAGACCTCCCGTCTCTGGGCGCGGGTCAACGCCAAGATCGAGCCGGAGTGGGTCGAGCCCCTCGCCGAGCATCTCCTGAAGCGGACGTACAGCGAGCCGCACTGGGAGAAGGACCTGGCGGCCGTGATGGCCTTCGAGAAGGTCACGCTGTACGGCGTTCCGATCATCGCGCAGCGCAAGGTCAACTACGGCCGGATCGACCAGGAGGCGTCCCGCGAGCTTTTCATCCGCAACGCCCTGGTCGAGGGCGACTGGCGTACGCACCACAAGTTCTTCGCCGACAACCGCCGGCTGCTGAGCGAGGTCGAGGAGCTGGAGCACCGCGCCCGGCGTCGGGACATCGTGGTCGACGACGAGACGCTGTTCGACTTCTACGACCAGCGGGTGCCCGCACACGTGGTGTCCGGGGCGCACTTCGACTCGTGGTGGAAGCACAAGCGGCACGAGCAGCCGGACTTCCTCGACTTCGAGCGGGAGATGCTCATCCGGGAGTCGGCGGAGGCGGTCACCAAGGCCGACTATCCGGACTCGTGGCGGCAGGGCCCGCTGAAGTTCCGGGTGACGTACCAGTTCGAGCCGGGTGCGGACGCCGACGGCGTGACCGTCCACGTTCCGCTCCAGGTCCTCAACCAGGTCGTGGACGAGGGCTTCGACTGGCAGATCCCGGGCCTGCGGGAGGAGGTCGTCACGGAGCTGATCCGCTCCCTGCCGAAGCCGATCCGCCGCCACTATGTGCCGGCCCCGAACTTCGCGAAGCGCTTCCTGGACCAGGCGGCGCCCCTCCAGGGGGCGTTGCCGGACGCCATGGCGCGTGAGCTGAAGCGGATGGTCGGCGTGCCCTTCGAGGCGGAGGACTTCGACTGGTCGAGGCTCCCCGACCACCTGAAGATCACCTTCCGGATCATCGACGAGCGGCGGCGCAAGCTGGCCGAGGACAAGGACCTGGAGGCGCTGAAGCTCCGGCTGAAGCCGAAGGCGAGACAGGCCCTCTCCCAGGCGGCCGCGGCCACCGCCGAACGGCAGGGCGGCGAGTCCCTGGAACGGTCGGGCCTCACCGACTGGACGATCGGCACGCTCACGCGCGTCTTCGAGACCCGCCGCGCCGGCCAGCCGGTGAAGGCGTACCCGGCGCTGGTCGACGACGGCGACACCGTCTCCGTACGCCTCTTCGACACGGAGGCGGAGCAGGCGGAGGCGATGTGGAAGGGCACGCGTCGGCTCATCCTCCGCAACATCCCGGTGAACCCTGCGAAGTTCGCATCCGAGAAGCTCACCAACGCCCAGAAGCTCGCCCTGTCGGCCAACCCGCACGGCTCGGTGCAGGCTCTGTTCGACGACTGCGCGATGGCGGCGGCGGACAAGCTGATCGGCGACTTCGGCGGACCGGCGTGGGACGAGGAGTCGTATCGCAAGCTGTACGACAAGGTGCGCGCGGAGATCGTCGACACGACGGTGCGCGCGGTCGGGCAGGTGCAGCAGGTGCTGGCCGCCTGGCAGGCCTGTGAGCGCCGGCTGAAGGGCGTCCGCAGCCCCACGCTGCTGGCGAACCTGGCGGACGTCCGCAAGCAGTTGGACGCCCTGGTGAAGCCCGGCTTCGTCACCTGGGCGGGGCTGCGCCGGCTGCCCGACCTGATGCGCTACCTGGTGGCCGCGGACCGCCGGCTCCAGCAGATGCCGACCAGCGTCCAGCGGGACACCACCCGCATGGAGAAGGTCCACGAGATGCAGGACGAGTACGCGTGGCTGCTGGAGCAGCTCCCGCCGGGCCGCCCGGTCTCCTCGTCCGTCCTCGACATCCGCTGGATGCTCGAGGAGCTGCGAGTCAGCTACTTCGCCCATGCGCTGGGCACGGCGTACCCGGTCTCGGACAAGCGGATCGTGAAGGCGATCGACGCCGAGGCCCCGTGA
- the purF gene encoding amidophosphoribosyltransferase: MPRGDGRLSHDLLPGEKGPQDACGVFGVWAPGEEVAKLTYFGLYALQHRGQESAGIAVSNGSQILVFKDMGLVSQVFDETSLGSLQGHIAVGHARYSTTGASVWENAQPTFRATAHGSIALGHNGNLVNTAQLAEMVADLPKQEGRTPRVAATNDTDLLTALLAAQVDPDGKPLTIEEAAHQILPQVQGAFSLVFMDEHTLYAARDPQGIRPLVLGRLERGWVVASESAALDICGASYVREIEPGEFVAIDENGLRTSRFADAKPKGCVFEYVYLARPDTDIAGRNVYLSRVEMGRKLAKEAPVEADLVIATPESGTPAAIGYAEASGIPFGAGLVKNAYVGRTFIQPSQTIRQLGIRLKLNPLKEVIKGKRLVVVDDSIVRGNTQRALVRMLREAGAAEVHIRISSPPVKWPCFFGIDFATRAELIANGMTIDEIGTSLGADSLSYISLDGMIEATTIAKPNLCRACFDGEYPMALPDPELLGKQLLETELAAGPAATAAADAIRRP, translated from the coding sequence GTGCCACGTGGTGACGGTCGACTCAGTCATGATCTGCTCCCCGGCGAGAAAGGCCCCCAGGACGCTTGCGGCGTCTTCGGAGTCTGGGCTCCCGGTGAAGAGGTCGCCAAGCTCACTTACTTCGGGCTCTACGCCCTCCAGCATCGGGGTCAGGAATCCGCGGGAATCGCGGTCAGCAACGGCTCCCAGATCCTCGTCTTCAAGGACATGGGCCTCGTGTCCCAGGTCTTCGACGAGACCTCGCTCGGTTCGCTCCAGGGTCACATCGCGGTCGGACACGCCCGCTACTCGACCACCGGCGCCTCCGTGTGGGAGAACGCCCAGCCGACGTTCCGTGCCACCGCGCACGGTTCGATCGCGCTCGGCCACAACGGCAACCTCGTCAACACCGCCCAGCTCGCCGAGATGGTCGCCGACCTGCCCAAGCAGGAGGGGCGCACCCCGCGCGTCGCGGCGACCAACGACACCGACCTGCTGACCGCTCTCCTCGCGGCCCAGGTCGACCCCGACGGCAAGCCGCTGACCATCGAGGAGGCGGCCCACCAGATCCTCCCGCAGGTCCAGGGCGCCTTCTCCCTCGTCTTCATGGACGAGCACACCCTCTATGCGGCCCGCGACCCGCAGGGCATCCGTCCGCTGGTCCTCGGCCGTCTGGAGCGCGGCTGGGTCGTCGCCTCCGAGTCCGCCGCCCTCGACATCTGCGGCGCCTCCTACGTCCGCGAGATCGAGCCGGGCGAGTTCGTCGCCATCGACGAGAACGGCCTGCGTACCTCCCGATTCGCGGATGCGAAGCCCAAGGGCTGTGTCTTCGAGTACGTGTACCTGGCCCGCCCCGACACCGACATCGCCGGCCGGAACGTGTACCTCTCCCGGGTGGAGATGGGCCGCAAGCTGGCCAAGGAAGCCCCGGTCGAGGCCGACCTGGTCATAGCGACTCCGGAGTCCGGCACCCCGGCCGCCATCGGCTACGCGGAGGCCTCCGGCATCCCCTTCGGCGCGGGACTGGTCAAGAACGCCTACGTCGGCCGGACCTTCATCCAGCCCTCGCAGACCATCCGCCAGCTCGGCATCCGCCTGAAGCTGAACCCGCTGAAGGAAGTCATCAAGGGCAAGCGGCTGGTCGTCGTCGACGACTCGATCGTGCGCGGCAACACCCAGCGGGCCCTGGTGCGGATGCTCCGCGAGGCCGGGGCCGCCGAGGTCCACATCCGGATCTCGTCCCCGCCCGTGAAGTGGCCCTGCTTCTTCGGCATCGACTTCGCCACGCGCGCGGAGCTCATCGCCAACGGCATGACGATCGACGAGATCGGCACCTCGCTGGGCGCCGACTCCCTGTCGTACATCTCCCTCGACGGCATGATCGAGGCGACCACCATCGCCAAGCCGAACCTCTGCCGCGCCTGCTTCGACGGCGAGTACCCGATGGCGCTCCCGGACCCCGAGCTGCTCGGCAAGCAGCTGCTGGAGACCGAGCTGGCCGCGGGTCCCGCCGCCACGGCTGCGGCCGACGCCATCCGTCGCCCGTAA
- the purM gene encoding phosphoribosylformylglycinamidine cyclo-ligase, whose translation MSAVSDQSTPSAGTGAGASYAAAGVDIEAGDRAVELMKEWVKKTQRPEVLGGLGGFAGLFDASALKRFERPLLASATDGVGTKVDIARRLGVYDTIGHDLVAMVMDDIVVCGAEPLFMTDYICVGKVHPERVAAIVKGIAEGCVLAGCALVGGETAEHPGLLGEDDFDVAGAGTGVVEYDRLLGADRIRTGDAVIAMAASGLHSNGYSLVRHVLLDQAGLSLEARVDDLGRTLGEELLEPTKIYSLDCLALTRTTDVHAFSHITGGGLAANLARVIPDGLHAVVDRSTWTPAPIFDLVGRTGSVERLELEKTLNMGVGMIAIVPEESADVALATLADRGVEAWVAGEIAERGEHTTGAELVGDYAV comes from the coding sequence ATGTCTGCTGTATCTGATCAGTCGACTCCGTCGGCGGGCACTGGTGCCGGTGCTTCCTACGCGGCTGCCGGCGTCGACATCGAGGCGGGCGACCGCGCCGTAGAGCTGATGAAGGAGTGGGTGAAGAAGACCCAGCGCCCCGAGGTCCTCGGCGGCCTCGGCGGCTTCGCCGGCCTCTTCGACGCCTCCGCCCTCAAGCGCTTCGAGCGGCCGCTCCTCGCCTCCGCCACCGACGGCGTCGGCACGAAGGTCGACATCGCCCGCCGCCTCGGCGTCTACGACACGATCGGCCACGACCTGGTCGCCATGGTCATGGACGACATCGTGGTGTGCGGCGCCGAGCCGCTCTTCATGACCGACTACATCTGCGTCGGCAAGGTGCACCCCGAGCGTGTCGCGGCCATCGTCAAGGGCATCGCCGAAGGCTGTGTGCTGGCCGGCTGCGCCCTGGTCGGCGGCGAGACCGCCGAGCACCCGGGCCTGCTCGGCGAGGACGACTTCGACGTCGCCGGCGCCGGCACGGGCGTCGTGGAGTACGACCGGCTGCTGGGCGCGGATCGTATCCGGACGGGTGACGCGGTGATCGCCATGGCGGCCTCCGGCCTTCACTCGAACGGGTACTCCCTGGTCCGGCATGTCCTCCTCGACCAGGCCGGCCTGTCCCTGGAGGCGCGCGTCGACGACCTCGGCCGCACCCTCGGCGAGGAGCTCCTGGAGCCCACCAAGATCTACTCGCTGGACTGCCTGGCACTGACCCGGACGACGGACGTGCACGCCTTCAGCCACATCACCGGCGGCGGACTCGCGGCCAACCTGGCCCGGGTCATCCCCGACGGACTGCACGCCGTCGTGGACCGCTCCACCTGGACCCCGGCCCCGATCTTCGACCTCGTCGGCCGGACCGGCTCCGTCGAGCGCCTGGAGCTGGAGAAGACCCTGAACATGGGCGTCGGCATGATCGCGATCGTGCCCGAGGAGTCGGCGGACGTGGCCCTGGCGACGCTGGCCGACCGCGGGGTCGAGGCCTGGGTCGCCGGCGAGATCGCCGAGCGCGGCGAACACACCACGGGCGCCGAACTGGTCGGGGACTACGCGGTGTGA
- a CDS encoding DUF6274 family protein has product MAASARHETRALLRAHLAAASSYRHLTRHCPICHRLLRLALDGAPRAVQAPEEAAGGDGSPSTA; this is encoded by the coding sequence ATGGCGGCATCGGCTAGGCACGAGACGCGGGCGTTGCTCCGCGCGCACCTGGCAGCCGCGTCGTCCTACCGGCATCTGACCCGCCACTGCCCGATCTGCCACCGCTTACTGCGGCTGGCGTTGGACGGCGCTCCACGGGCCGTACAGGCCCCCGAGGAGGCGGCCGGCGGGGACGGGAGTCCCTCGACCGCATGA
- a CDS encoding metallophosphoesterase, whose amino-acid sequence MARARRRNPVPVPELAVHANPWTRALGLTAVVLLGAWLGLLVVGNVRAPVGPMNTTMTLRPSLTGGTKINISPLGALTLDSHIAPVRLDVNVDQLDPVRSQALVDHPERLSGLQDEVAHDVEHGTLDLAVRSCVAVVSGATALGLAVYRRPRRALAAGGLALALLAASGATAYATWNPKSVLEPRFSGLLSSAPSLVGNARSIVTEFDVYQQELARLVTNVTKLYDVTSTLPAYQPDPTTVRVLHVSDIHLNPASWKIIASLVEQYKVNVIVDSGDTMDHGTAAENGFLDPIADLGAPYVWVRGNHDSAVTQRYLERMKNVHVLDEGRAQTVAGLRFAGIGDPQFTPDRSTVPGAGATQEAAGDLLAGALRDQSSAGTPVDVAVVHEPSAARRTDGEVPLVLAGHLHHEETEVMKKGTRLRVEGSTGGSGLRAVEGKYPDPIEASILYFDRDTRRLQAWDEIKLGGLGLTTAEVSRHLPKENQPGAAPSPSPTPTPSPSPSPTPLPTPSAIPSPKPSPTPAR is encoded by the coding sequence ATGGCCCGCGCCCGCCGCAGGAACCCCGTCCCCGTCCCCGAGCTCGCCGTCCACGCCAACCCCTGGACCCGCGCCCTGGGACTGACCGCCGTCGTCCTGCTCGGCGCCTGGCTGGGCCTGCTGGTCGTCGGGAACGTGCGCGCCCCCGTCGGCCCCATGAACACGACGATGACCCTGCGCCCCTCCCTCACCGGCGGCACGAAGATCAACATTTCCCCGCTGGGCGCGCTCACCCTGGACAGCCACATCGCCCCCGTCCGCCTCGACGTCAACGTCGACCAGCTCGACCCGGTCCGCTCCCAGGCCCTCGTCGACCACCCCGAACGCCTCTCCGGCCTCCAGGACGAGGTCGCCCACGACGTCGAGCACGGCACCCTCGACCTGGCCGTCCGCTCCTGTGTGGCCGTCGTCTCCGGGGCCACCGCCCTCGGCCTCGCCGTCTACCGCAGACCCCGCCGCGCCCTCGCCGCCGGCGGCCTCGCCCTCGCCCTGCTCGCCGCCTCGGGCGCGACCGCGTACGCCACCTGGAACCCCAAATCCGTGCTGGAGCCCCGCTTCTCGGGCCTGCTGTCCTCCGCCCCGTCCCTCGTCGGCAACGCCCGCAGCATCGTCACCGAGTTCGACGTATACCAGCAGGAACTGGCCCGCCTGGTGACGAACGTGACGAAGCTGTATGACGTCACCTCCACGCTCCCCGCCTACCAGCCGGACCCGACCACCGTGCGGGTGCTGCACGTGTCGGACATCCACCTCAACCCGGCGAGCTGGAAGATCATCGCCTCGCTCGTGGAGCAGTACAAGGTCAACGTGATCGTCGACTCCGGCGACACCATGGACCACGGCACGGCCGCCGAGAACGGCTTCCTGGACCCGATCGCCGACCTGGGCGCGCCGTACGTCTGGGTGCGGGGCAACCACGACTCGGCGGTCACCCAGCGGTACCTGGAGCGCATGAAGAACGTGCACGTCCTGGACGAGGGGCGGGCGCAGACGGTCGCGGGACTGCGGTTCGCGGGCATCGGCGATCCCCAGTTCACCCCCGACCGGTCCACCGTGCCGGGCGCCGGCGCGACCCAGGAGGCGGCGGGCGACCTGCTGGCCGGCGCGCTGCGCGACCAGAGTTCCGCCGGGACCCCGGTCGACGTGGCCGTCGTACACGAGCCGTCCGCCGCACGGCGCACGGACGGCGAGGTGCCGCTGGTGCTGGCCGGACACCTCCACCACGAGGAGACGGAGGTCATGAAGAAGGGCACCCGGCTGCGGGTGGAGGGCTCGACCGGCGGCAGCGGGCTGCGGGCGGTCGAGGGCAAGTACCCCGACCCGATCGAGGCGTCGATCCTCTACTTCGACCGCGACACCCGCCGGCTGCAGGCCTGGGACGAGATCAAGCTGGGCGGCTTGGGGCTGACCACGGCCGAGGTGAGCCGCCACCTGCCGAAGGAGAACCAGCCCGGGGCCGCGCCGTCGCCCAGCCCAACCCCCACGCCATCCCCCAGCCCATCCCCCACGCCACTGCCCACGCCGTCGGCCATTCCCTCCCCCAAGCCCTCCCCCACTCCCGCCCGATAA